From Halotia branconii CENA392, the proteins below share one genomic window:
- the hepA gene encoding heterocyst formation ABC transporter subunit HepA, with product MIFQFTQPLRNQFKATSFWQKNYLILREFKHFRKVTILALIFSFLAATFEGFSIGFLLSFLQSLTNPDAAPIRIGVEWFDTLVLAANTSAINRLYRISILILLSTWMRAGFNYLAQVYTEITQLHLADRLRKQIFEQLQGLPLSYFVQTRSGELINTITTEIERIKQWFSGTAFLMTRAMTATVYFISMFLLSWQLSIASLLLFTLVGVGLSTLNARARETSFTTSIANGHFTSTAIEFINSIRTVQAFATQDFERQRFYNASNKVVSTSTNVVLTWALVRPLAEAIASTILIGMIVFAFTVFVVNGTLQVASLLTFFFVLFRVVPIVQDINGTRAHLSTLQGAADNIKELVRTDNKHYLQNGKLQFTGLKHSVDIVSVDFGYNANNLVLNNITLSIENGKTTALVGATGAGKSTLIDLIPRFYDPIEGNVLIDGVDVRNFEINSLRRKIAVVSQDTFIFNTSVWNNIAYGTPSAHGSSIREAARLANALEFIQQMPEGFNTQLGDRGVRLSGGQRQRIAIARALLRDPEILILDEATSALDSVTERLIQESLEKLAVGRTVIAIAHRLSTIAKADKVVVLEQGRIVEQGNYQELLELQGKLWKYHQMQYEMGQSNS from the coding sequence ATGATTTTCCAATTTACTCAACCACTCCGTAATCAGTTTAAGGCTACTAGCTTTTGGCAAAAAAACTACTTAATATTGCGTGAGTTTAAACACTTCCGAAAAGTCACTATTTTAGCGTTAATATTTTCATTTTTAGCAGCCACATTTGAAGGTTTTAGTATCGGTTTTTTACTTTCATTTTTACAAAGTTTAACAAATCCTGATGCTGCACCAATTCGCATAGGAGTTGAATGGTTTGATACTTTAGTGTTAGCTGCTAATACTTCAGCAATTAATCGATTGTATCGCATATCCATTCTGATTTTATTGAGTACTTGGATGCGGGCTGGTTTCAATTATTTAGCCCAGGTATATACAGAAATAACTCAACTGCATTTAGCCGATCGCCTACGTAAGCAAATTTTTGAACAGTTGCAAGGACTACCACTTAGCTACTTTGTGCAAACTCGTTCTGGTGAACTGATTAATACAATTACTACAGAAATTGAAAGAATTAAACAGTGGTTCAGCGGCACAGCATTTTTGATGACTAGAGCCATGACAGCCACAGTCTATTTTATTTCGATGTTTTTGCTATCGTGGCAGCTTTCAATCGCTTCTTTGCTATTATTTACCCTTGTAGGAGTGGGATTATCAACGTTAAATGCTAGAGCTAGAGAAACGAGTTTTACTACTTCCATTGCTAATGGCCACTTTACCTCAACAGCAATAGAATTTATTAACAGCATCAGAACAGTACAAGCATTTGCGACTCAAGACTTTGAACGGCAGCGTTTTTATAATGCTAGTAATAAAGTAGTTAGCACTTCCACTAATGTTGTATTAACGTGGGCGTTAGTTAGACCTCTAGCTGAAGCGATCGCAAGTACAATTCTCATCGGGATGATTGTTTTTGCCTTTACTGTTTTTGTAGTCAATGGAACATTACAAGTAGCTTCTTTATTGACTTTCTTTTTTGTATTGTTTAGAGTTGTGCCAATCGTTCAAGATATCAATGGTACTAGAGCGCATTTGAGTACACTACAAGGAGCAGCAGATAATATTAAAGAATTAGTGAGAACTGACAACAAACATTATTTACAAAACGGCAAATTGCAATTTACTGGATTAAAGCATTCAGTTGATATAGTCTCTGTAGATTTTGGTTACAATGCCAATAATTTGGTTTTAAATAATATTACCCTCAGCATTGAAAATGGTAAGACGACGGCATTAGTCGGAGCAACTGGTGCAGGAAAAAGTACATTAATAGATTTAATTCCTCGCTTTTACGACCCGATAGAAGGTAACGTTTTAATTGATGGAGTTGATGTCCGGAACTTTGAAATCAACTCACTGCGACGCAAAATTGCTGTTGTTAGTCAAGATACATTTATTTTCAACACTTCCGTCTGGAATAATATTGCTTACGGCACACCAAGCGCACATGGGTCATCAATTCGAGAAGCGGCGCGATTAGCCAATGCCTTGGAATTTATTCAACAAATGCCCGAAGGCTTTAATACGCAACTGGGAGATCGGGGTGTACGGTTATCTGGAGGACAACGCCAGCGAATAGCGATCGCTCGTGCTTTGCTACGTGACCCAGAAATTCTAATTTTAGACGAAGCCACCAGCGCCTTAGATTCTGTAACCGAGCGTCTAATTCAAGAATCTTTAGAAAAACTGGCTGTCGGTCGAACAGTAATTGCGATCGCTCACCGTCTTTCTACCATTGCCAAAGCAGATAAAGTTGTAGTCCTAGAACAAGGTCGGATCGTAGAACAGGGCAATTATCAAGAACTACTGGAATTGCAAGGCAAGCTTTGGAAATATCACCAAATGCAATACGAAATGGGTCAAAGTAATTCGTAA
- a CDS encoding O-antigen ligase domain-containing protein, translating to MISQQILFNSFLKAHFSPRERSLQGWIVILGFILLAIACYFAGAAAMLRIIYPAAALVVAIFLYLRHPILYIGFNWWMWFLSALVARLIDYRVGWDPTRQILVAPYLVSFVSIATFLRYFPNASRQGGLPFILAALGVFYSFLIGLIFNAPLPVARGLLDWLSPIIFAFHLYMNWRDYPSYRQNMQRVFFWCVLLTGAYGVYQFVVAPEWDRFWLIESKLFTSSGDPEPFGMRVWSTMHSVGPYAAVLQTGLLLMFTSSQGLLTFPASAVGYLSFLLTQARTNWGGWLFGVLMIFVSVKTRLQMRLITIILVMAMCVVPLTTIEPISGVVAERLESFSNLQDDSSFKDRSGNYDRNLSLALTSGLGSGLGNTWKVNEKTGQIEVFVVDSGILDMFFTLGWFGAIPYMGGLILILISVTRCTEARFDSFVSAARAIGITSCAQLIISSGMLSIAGMILWGFLAMAMAAHKYYQHQGISTSGLSTWK from the coding sequence GTGATTTCTCAGCAGATACTTTTTAATAGTTTTTTAAAAGCCCACTTTTCACCGCGAGAGCGATCGCTACAAGGTTGGATAGTTATTCTTGGCTTTATATTACTGGCGATCGCTTGCTATTTTGCAGGTGCTGCGGCCATGCTGCGTATCATTTATCCCGCAGCTGCTTTAGTAGTAGCCATATTTTTATACTTGCGTCATCCCATCCTTTACATCGGCTTTAACTGGTGGATGTGGTTTTTATCAGCCCTAGTTGCTCGTTTAATAGATTATCGTGTCGGTTGGGACCCTACCCGTCAAATTTTAGTAGCACCTTATTTAGTCTCTTTTGTGAGCATTGCGACCTTCTTACGCTACTTTCCTAATGCTTCTCGTCAGGGAGGTCTACCTTTTATTTTGGCTGCTTTAGGCGTATTTTATAGTTTTCTTATAGGACTGATTTTCAACGCCCCTCTACCCGTAGCCCGTGGTCTTTTGGACTGGCTTAGTCCGATTATTTTTGCTTTTCATTTATATATGAACTGGCGAGATTATCCCAGCTATCGCCAGAATATGCAACGCGTATTTTTTTGGTGTGTATTACTGACAGGAGCTTATGGTGTCTACCAATTTGTAGTCGCTCCTGAGTGGGATCGTTTTTGGCTAATAGAATCAAAATTGTTTACTAGTTCTGGAGATCCCGAACCCTTTGGGATGCGCGTTTGGAGTACTATGCACTCTGTCGGCCCTTATGCAGCTGTGCTGCAAACTGGTCTTTTATTAATGTTTACTAGTAGCCAAGGATTGTTAACTTTTCCCGCCTCAGCAGTTGGTTATTTATCATTTTTACTTACCCAAGCCCGGACTAATTGGGGGGGCTGGTTATTTGGAGTACTGATGATTTTTGTGTCGGTGAAGACACGTTTACAAATGCGTTTAATTACTATAATTTTGGTAATGGCTATGTGTGTCGTTCCATTGACAACTATTGAGCCAATTTCTGGAGTTGTAGCCGAGCGTTTAGAAAGTTTTTCTAATTTACAAGACGATAGTAGCTTTAAAGATAGATCGGGAAACTATGACCGAAATCTTAGTCTAGCTTTAACTAGTGGTTTGGGTAGCGGTTTAGGCAATACTTGGAAAGTAAACGAAAAAACTGGTCAAATCGAAGTATTTGTAGTTGACAGTGGCATTTTAGACATGTTTTTCACCCTGGGCTGGTTTGGAGCGATTCCATATATGGGTGGATTAATATTAATTTTAATTAGCGTAACTAGATGCACTGAAGCTCGTTTTGATAGTTTTGTCAGTGCTGCCCGTGCTATTGGTATTACTTCTTGCGCCCAGCTAATTATCAGTAGCGGAATGCTGAGTATTGCTGGCATGATTCTGTGGGGATTTTTGGCAATGGCGATGGCAGCTCATAAATATTATCAACACCAAGGAATAAGTACTAGTGGTCTGTCAACTTGGAAATGA
- a CDS encoding glutamate-cysteine ligase family protein, producing MDVFKRRIGLEQEFFLVDETGHLSDRADEFLQGCHLMAQAQGLNPSYFVPEFVKSIVEINTPPAYTVTELAREYLKNLKLALSVARQMSLRLYPLSSYPLHIMPVMRDRSNYHIQARTVGYEKFLHAGKCTGTHLHLEVSPGVIDPRVAVSYNSTSAEREELLNIYNLATACDSALISLTRACPFYEGQAIGLAAHTIRYRGSETFGWEGVYTNLQPVGGLMPYAESIEGLVEQQFARYYAWLQAMEKAGIESHLFLEAGGSLLKSAWNPIRLNKLGTVEIRCIDSNYPSVTLAVIVLLENAANRVRREKLTVRPAKGMQIFELRGDRLYVPDFAYLNGELLYTSVTEGVKNPKVKAYVDSILQFAMATPTDTADANEGANFLATLSQQLDHYQTIEAEILQELTPTTTQLSLDAGLRLVRECCDKLEAQVSWIDTENPLAALDIDERLSYHF from the coding sequence ATGGATGTATTCAAGCGTCGTATCGGTCTTGAGCAAGAGTTTTTTTTAGTAGATGAGACTGGTCATCTCAGCGATCGCGCTGATGAGTTTTTACAGGGTTGTCATTTAATGGCACAAGCACAAGGTTTAAACCCAAGTTACTTTGTGCCGGAGTTTGTCAAAAGTATAGTTGAAATTAATACACCGCCAGCCTACACTGTTACAGAACTAGCAAGAGAATATCTCAAAAATCTCAAATTAGCGCTTTCTGTAGCACGACAGATGAGTTTACGCCTTTATCCTCTGTCTAGCTACCCTCTGCATATCATGCCAGTCATGCGCGATCGCTCTAATTATCATATCCAAGCGCGGACTGTTGGCTATGAGAAGTTTTTGCACGCCGGGAAATGCACGGGTACACATTTACATTTAGAAGTCTCACCTGGAGTAATTGATCCTCGTGTGGCAGTCTCTTATAACTCCACATCAGCCGAGCGAGAAGAACTACTAAATATCTACAATTTAGCTACAGCTTGCGACTCAGCACTCATTTCTCTGACGCGGGCATGTCCTTTTTATGAAGGACAAGCGATCGGCCTAGCTGCACACACAATTCGTTATCGAGGTAGCGAAACCTTTGGCTGGGAAGGAGTTTATACTAATTTACAGCCTGTCGGTGGACTCATGCCTTATGCCGAGAGTATAGAAGGTTTAGTTGAGCAGCAATTTGCTCGGTATTATGCCTGGCTGCAAGCGATGGAAAAAGCCGGAATTGAATCTCACCTGTTCTTAGAAGCAGGAGGAAGTTTACTCAAGTCAGCCTGGAATCCAATTAGACTCAATAAACTCGGCACAGTTGAAATTAGATGTATAGATAGTAACTATCCATCGGTGACTTTGGCTGTAATTGTACTGCTGGAAAATGCGGCGAATCGAGTCAGGCGTGAGAAGTTAACAGTTAGACCAGCTAAAGGAATGCAGATATTTGAATTAAGAGGCGATCGCCTTTATGTACCAGATTTTGCATATTTAAATGGTGAGTTACTTTATACCTCAGTTACAGAGGGAGTTAAAAATCCCAAAGTTAAGGCTTACGTCGATTCCATTTTACAGTTTGCGATGGCTACGCCCACGGACACCGCAGATGCTAATGAAGGAGCAAATTTTTTAGCAACACTAAGCCAACAATTAGATCACTATCAGACGATAGAAGCTGAAATATTACAAGAGTTGACTCCTACTACAACTCAACTTTCATTAGATGCAGGCTTACGTTTAGTACGCGAGTGTTGTGACAAATTAGAAGCCCAAGTTTCCTGGATAGACACAGAAAATCCTTTAGCAGCATTAGATATTGACGAACGCTTGTCATACCATTTTTAA
- a CDS encoding secondary thiamine-phosphate synthase enzyme YjbQ, with translation MPIYNKLIEIRTQPGINIHNITSHIKDFIAASTIQNGQVLVFSRHTTTALVINEDEVRLLEDIKVFLRKLAPESDRYLHNDLHLRVVPEDEPINAHSHLMAMMLTTSEVIPIMDGKLGLGTWQSVLFFELDGPRQRTVCLQISGN, from the coding sequence ATGCCAATTTATAACAAATTAATTGAAATTCGCACTCAACCGGGGATTAATATTCATAACATTACATCTCATATTAAAGATTTTATAGCAGCTAGTACCATTCAAAATGGTCAAGTTCTAGTATTTTCTCGTCATACAACAACTGCACTGGTTATTAATGAAGATGAAGTTAGACTACTAGAAGATATTAAAGTATTCTTGCGAAAATTAGCTCCCGAATCAGACCGTTATTTACATAATGATTTGCATTTAAGAGTTGTACCAGAAGATGAGCCTATAAATGCTCATTCTCACTTAATGGCAATGATGCTGACTACTAGCGAAGTTATTCCTATTATGGATGGAAAACTAGGTTTAGGAACTTGGCAATCAGTATTATTTTTTGAGTTGGATGGCCCTCGTCAAAGAACTGTATGTTTACAAATTTCTGGGAATTAA
- a CDS encoding glycosyltransferase family 4 protein, which translates to MNNSVVDTKMIYHCSQADITGGGGIETYVASLVQSRLSGVSNGVITDLKNVDQSQFKLLHVHDLEMLMDLRSECPVVFTLHNHSIYCPSGTKYLADRGRLCDRPMNPLGCAWGHLIDGCGSRRPQNILQNWENADHSLETLKKLQIPVIANSDYVRQQIISSGLSPERVITLRCGVQPATSATAPLSREIHQNQRILFAGRIVPYKGIEWLIKALAKTDPQIHLDIAGDGWGKPNMEKLAHQMGLSDRITWHGWCDRDKLAALYQQCLAVVFPSLWPEPAGLVTLEAYTHYRPIIASAVGGIPEHVRNGKTGILVPLNSIQKLAAAINELATNYQKSQLMGEQAQAWFQQEFTIDIHVQRLKKIYAQTIADFHHKNHKSIESCQWSVVSG; encoded by the coding sequence ATGAATAATTCAGTAGTTGATACAAAAATGATCTATCACTGCTCTCAAGCTGACATTACAGGAGGTGGTGGTATTGAAACTTATGTAGCTTCCTTGGTACAGTCACGACTTTCAGGTGTAAGCAATGGTGTAATCACTGATTTGAAAAATGTAGATCAAAGTCAGTTTAAGTTGCTTCATGTGCATGATTTAGAGATGTTAATGGATTTACGGTCAGAGTGTCCGGTAGTATTTACTCTGCATAATCACTCTATTTACTGTCCTAGTGGTACAAAGTATTTAGCAGATCGTGGTAGACTTTGCGATCGCCCGATGAATCCTCTAGGATGTGCTTGGGGACATTTAATAGATGGCTGTGGAAGTCGCCGCCCCCAAAATATTCTACAAAATTGGGAGAATGCTGATCATTCTTTAGAGACACTCAAAAAACTGCAAATTCCGGTGATTGCTAATAGTGATTATGTGCGTCAGCAAATCATTAGTAGTGGTCTATCACCAGAACGTGTAATTACACTGCGCTGTGGCGTTCAACCAGCTACAAGCGCTACTGCACCTCTAAGTCGAGAAATTCATCAAAATCAGCGAATTTTATTTGCTGGTCGGATTGTTCCTTACAAAGGCATTGAATGGCTAATTAAAGCCTTAGCAAAAACTGATCCACAAATTCATCTTGATATTGCTGGTGATGGTTGGGGTAAACCCAATATGGAAAAATTAGCACATCAGATGGGGTTAAGCGATCGCATTACTTGGCATGGTTGGTGCGATCGTGACAAATTAGCTGCACTTTATCAACAATGCTTAGCGGTGGTGTTTCCTAGCCTTTGGCCTGAACCTGCTGGTCTTGTGACTCTAGAAGCATACACTCACTATCGACCAATCATTGCTAGCGCTGTTGGTGGCATTCCTGAACATGTGCGAAATGGCAAAACAGGTATTCTAGTTCCATTAAATAGTATTCAAAAATTAGCTGCTGCTATCAATGAATTAGCTACAAACTATCAAAAAAGCCAATTGATGGGTGAACAAGCTCAAGCTTGGTTTCAGCAAGAATTTACTATTGATATTCACGTCCAACGACTGAAAAAGATTTATGCCCAAACTATCGCTGATTTTCATCATAAAAACCACAAGAGCATAGAGTCTTGCCAGTGGTCAGTAGTCAGTGGTTAG
- a CDS encoding glycosyltransferase family 4 protein produces MKLCIVTHKVKKGDGQGRVNYEVAQEAIRRGHHLTLIASEVTAELEQNSQVNWIKIPVQSYPTEFIRNYIFAQKSANWLHQHRSEFDLVKVNGAITPAAADVNAVHFVHSSWLRSPAHISRLRRDFYGFYQWIYTALNARWEKQAFQKARVIVAVSQKVAEELVNIGVPRSCIRVIVNGVDTQEFTPGTSDRQKLNLPKDVTLALFAGDIRTPRKNLDTVLHALAKVPDLHLAVVGSTEGSPFPELAASLGLSERVHFLGYRRDIAEIMRAADLFVFPSRYEACTLVLLEALASGLPVITATTTGGAELVTPECGIVLSDSDNADALAKALLSLVSDCLLMQQMGKAARLVAQQHSWTTMAQTYIDLFEELIKHEEHSSHPHLSPSSRSITLPCGATGANQIS; encoded by the coding sequence GTGAAACTTTGTATTGTTACCCATAAAGTAAAAAAAGGCGATGGTCAAGGTAGAGTCAACTATGAAGTTGCTCAAGAAGCCATTCGTCGCGGTCATCATCTGACATTAATAGCGAGTGAAGTTACAGCAGAATTAGAGCAAAATAGTCAAGTAAATTGGATCAAAATTCCAGTTCAAAGCTATCCTACTGAATTTATTCGTAATTACATATTTGCTCAAAAAAGTGCCAATTGGTTGCATCAACATCGCTCTGAATTTGATTTAGTCAAAGTCAACGGAGCAATTACTCCAGCAGCAGCTGATGTCAACGCTGTACATTTTGTTCACAGTTCTTGGCTACGATCGCCTGCTCATATTTCCCGCCTCCGCCGTGATTTTTACGGTTTTTACCAGTGGATATATACAGCTTTAAATGCTCGTTGGGAAAAACAAGCTTTCCAAAAAGCAAGAGTAATTGTCGCGGTATCCCAGAAAGTAGCTGAGGAATTAGTCAACATCGGCGTACCTCGTTCTTGCATTCGCGTGATTGTCAATGGCGTTGATACACAAGAATTTACCCCAGGCACAAGCGATCGCCAAAAATTAAATCTACCGAAAGATGTAACTTTAGCTTTATTTGCCGGAGATATCCGCACACCCAGGAAGAACTTAGATACAGTACTACATGCCTTGGCAAAAGTTCCCGATTTACATTTGGCAGTGGTGGGTAGTACCGAAGGTAGCCCCTTCCCAGAGTTAGCAGCCTCCCTAGGCTTAAGCGAACGCGTGCATTTTTTAGGATATCGCCGTGATATTGCCGAGATTATGCGGGCAGCAGATTTGTTTGTCTTTCCTTCGCGTTACGAAGCTTGCACATTGGTTTTACTAGAAGCCCTAGCTTCGGGATTACCCGTGATTACTGCCACCACTACAGGAGGTGCAGAGTTAGTGACACCAGAATGTGGCATTGTTTTATCCGACTCAGACAATGCTGATGCTTTAGCAAAGGCGTTGTTGTCATTAGTAAGCGATTGTTTATTAATGCAGCAAATGGGTAAAGCAGCTCGTTTAGTCGCGCAACAACATAGCTGGACAACTATGGCACAAACTTATATAGATCTATTCGAGGAGTTAATTAAGCATGAGGAACACAGTTCTCATCCCCACCTATCGCCGTCCTCTAGATCTATCACGCTGCCTTGCGGCGCTACAGGTGCAAACCAAATTAGTTGA
- a CDS encoding glycosyltransferase family 2 protein produces the protein MPNNVQLLEPLVSVIIPTYNRPEYLKQAIASAVQQTYQNIEIIVSDNCSPENPQAIVESFQDPRIKFWRQQQNIGMLANQMSAFNMAQGKYLASLHDDDIWNEDFLAKLVPHLEANSGLVLAFCDHYIIDTKSKINQAATEENTRAYKRDQLAQGIYQNFYKIGLVDKSIPTAAACVIRNDFIDWHSIPSEVGGMWDLYLAYLCCISGRGAYYHPERLTRYRNHEQTDTMLSGSRNAQAKIRKAQSEMFCYQIFAEDLRLRQFRSYFQQKYLEAHTTLAIGLLRNKQITAARPYLWQALSQQKFNLRTLVALTISFTPQLLANQFLGVSKNI, from the coding sequence GTGCCAAACAACGTACAATTATTAGAGCCTTTAGTCAGCGTTATCATACCTACTTATAATAGACCAGAGTATCTTAAGCAAGCGATCGCTAGCGCTGTTCAACAAACTTATCAAAATATTGAAATTATTGTTTCTGATAATTGTAGTCCGGAAAATCCTCAAGCAATTGTCGAATCTTTTCAAGATCCACGCATTAAGTTTTGGCGACAACAGCAAAACATTGGGATGCTTGCAAATCAGATGTCCGCCTTTAATATGGCACAGGGTAAATACCTTGCTAGCCTCCATGATGATGATATATGGAACGAGGACTTTTTAGCCAAGCTTGTACCACATTTAGAAGCAAATTCTGGATTAGTTTTAGCTTTTTGTGACCACTATATTATCGATACAAAGAGCAAAATTAATCAGGCTGCAACTGAAGAAAATACACGAGCTTACAAGCGAGATCAACTTGCCCAAGGAATTTATCAAAACTTTTACAAAATTGGCTTAGTTGATAAAAGCATACCTACCGCTGCTGCTTGTGTAATTCGCAATGATTTTATTGATTGGCATAGTATTCCTTCAGAAGTTGGTGGCATGTGGGATTTATATTTAGCCTATCTTTGTTGTATATCTGGTCGTGGTGCTTACTATCATCCTGAAAGATTGACGCGTTATCGCAATCATGAACAAACTGATACCATGCTCAGTGGTAGTCGCAATGCTCAAGCAAAAATCCGCAAAGCTCAAAGCGAAATGTTTTGCTACCAAATCTTTGCTGAAGATCTACGTTTAAGACAATTTAGATCATATTTTCAGCAAAAATACTTGGAGGCTCATACAACTTTAGCAATTGGTTTGCTACGTAATAAACAAATAACAGCAGCCCGCCCTTATCTTTGGCAAGCATTAAGTCAACAAAAGTTTAATTTACGAACTTTAGTCGCATTGACTATCAGTTTTACACCACAACTCTTAGCCAATCAATTTTTGGGAGTATCAAAAAATATATAA
- a CDS encoding glycosyltransferase family 2 protein, protein MRNTVLIPTYRRPLDLSRCLAALQVQTKLVDQVIVVVRDTDTETWQFLNQFNSDNLPLHTIKVTQPGVVAALNAGLAAVEGDIVSITDDDAAPHPDWLEKINAYFNLDSCIGGVGGRDWIYQNNKLENGSCQVVGKLQWFGRVIGNHHLGVGEPRKVDVLKGVNMSFRTQALAKPGLNIGQLRFDERMRGTGAQVHFEMAFTFALKRAGWQLVYDPSIAVDHYPAQRFDEDQRHNFNQIAFINLVHNETLALLEHLPPLRQVIFLLWAVLVGTRDSFGLVQGLRFLPSQGQLATKKCLASWQGRWQGWQTYQQFKKQKSVKRTRGREQEPGGEPHISM, encoded by the coding sequence ATGAGGAACACAGTTCTCATCCCCACCTATCGCCGTCCTCTAGATCTATCACGCTGCCTTGCGGCGCTACAGGTGCAAACCAAATTAGTTGATCAGGTGATAGTGGTTGTTCGAGATACAGATACTGAAACTTGGCAATTTCTCAACCAATTCAACTCAGACAATTTGCCACTGCATACTATTAAGGTGACACAACCGGGAGTTGTCGCTGCCCTCAACGCTGGACTAGCAGCAGTGGAAGGAGATATTGTTTCGATTACCGATGATGATGCTGCACCTCATCCTGATTGGTTAGAAAAAATTAATGCTTATTTTAATTTGGATAGTTGCATTGGTGGAGTAGGTGGACGCGATTGGATCTACCAAAACAACAAGTTAGAAAATGGCTCTTGTCAAGTAGTTGGTAAATTGCAATGGTTTGGACGTGTGATTGGCAACCATCACTTAGGAGTAGGAGAACCCCGAAAAGTCGATGTTCTCAAAGGTGTGAACATGAGTTTTCGTACCCAGGCTTTAGCGAAACCCGGTCTAAATATCGGACAATTACGCTTTGATGAGCGAATGCGGGGCACAGGAGCGCAAGTTCACTTTGAAATGGCATTTACTTTTGCTCTCAAACGAGCAGGTTGGCAGCTTGTTTATGATCCCAGCATTGCTGTAGATCACTATCCAGCCCAACGTTTTGATGAAGATCAGCGTCACAATTTTAATCAAATTGCTTTTATTAATTTAGTTCATAATGAAACTCTCGCTTTACTAGAACATTTGCCACCTCTACGTCAGGTTATATTTTTGCTCTGGGCTGTATTAGTAGGAACCAGGGATAGTTTTGGTTTAGTACAAGGGCTGAGATTTTTACCCAGCCAAGGACAACTCGCAACTAAAAAATGTTTGGCATCTTGGCAAGGACGTTGGCAAGGATGGCAGACATATCAACAATTTAAAAAACAGAAGTCAGTGAAGAGGACAAGGGGCAGGGAGCAGGAGCCAGGGGGAGAACCCCATATATCGATGTAG
- a CDS encoding glycosyltransferase family 1 protein: MINSFKDTIYFYCDPRKGIPTGDKFQHLLICLAEGFRELGIPFFSNINYWQESPEKEEYLFNHRPDITADDCSIVVLTNNWFNIKEPLPTRLFHAQRQYKTVYLDGDDSDKTYIDKPEFRQFDFIFRNHFNKKLNYGHNFYPWSFGLSNRILQQVNAVPSFQQRKRQILINFRHWRTGHPVRNISCSSFMPQISKILQIDNSVDNPHNISEDSYHYLQWLQTGGRHYPTYYQRLQNSMACACFGGFFVPAWPQNPGNLINRSGKHLLSRLRLKTKTIVQWDSWRFWESLAAGCATFHIDFEKYGISLPVMPQNWQHYIGIDLDNVQASIDKIADDPEILKRVAIQGRIWALENYSPVPTARRFLETISQQKVTDTSQVKTVSKV; encoded by the coding sequence ATGATTAATAGTTTTAAAGACACAATATATTTTTATTGTGACCCCAGAAAGGGGATTCCCACAGGAGACAAATTCCAACATTTATTAATTTGTTTGGCAGAAGGTTTTCGAGAACTAGGAATACCTTTTTTCTCAAATATAAACTACTGGCAAGAGTCACCTGAAAAAGAAGAATATCTGTTTAATCACCGCCCAGACATTACTGCTGATGATTGTTCTATCGTAGTATTAACCAATAATTGGTTTAATATAAAAGAGCCTTTACCAACTAGATTATTTCATGCTCAACGTCAATACAAAACTGTATATTTAGATGGAGATGACAGTGATAAAACATACATTGACAAACCAGAGTTTAGGCAATTTGATTTTATATTTAGAAATCATTTTAATAAAAAGCTAAATTATGGTCATAACTTTTATCCTTGGTCTTTTGGTCTGAGTAACCGTATATTACAACAAGTGAATGCAGTACCAAGTTTTCAACAAAGAAAAAGACAAATACTGATTAATTTTCGACATTGGAGGACTGGTCATCCAGTCAGAAATATTAGTTGTAGTTCATTTATGCCTCAAATTAGCAAAATACTACAAATTGATAATAGTGTAGATAATCCTCATAATATTTCAGAAGATTCATATCATTATCTACAATGGTTACAAACTGGCGGTCGTCACTACCCAACTTATTATCAACGTCTCCAAAATTCAATGGCTTGTGCTTGTTTTGGTGGATTTTTTGTTCCTGCTTGGCCTCAGAATCCAGGTAACTTAATTAATCGTAGCGGCAAACATCTTTTAAGCCGTCTGAGATTAAAAACTAAAACAATTGTGCAATGGGATAGTTGGCGATTTTGGGAATCATTAGCGGCTGGATGTGCCACCTTTCATATAGATTTTGAAAAATATGGCATTTCTTTACCTGTAATGCCGCAAAATTGGCAACACTATATTGGTATAGATTTAGACAATGTCCAAGCTTCTATAGATAAAATAGCTGATGACCCAGAAATTCTGAAAAGAGTTGCTATTCAAGGCAGAATTTGGGCGCTAGAAAACTATAGTCCTGTACCGACAGCACGACGTTTTTTAGAGACAATTTCTCAACAAAAAGTAACTGATACTTCCCAAGTAAAAACTGTAAGTAAAGTGTAA